In Actinomycetota bacterium, the DNA window ATTTTTATCAGCCTTTCAGGAAAAATCCCTGGACCGAAGAAATAGATATTCAGGAAAGTGCCTATCCCTACAAAGACTGGAATGAAAGAATAAATGCTGAATGCTACCGGGCAAATGCTTTTGCCCGAATTCTTGGAAAAGACAATAAGCTGACAGACATTTATAATAACTATTCCATGATAAGCTTTAATTTCGGCCCCACACTGCTTGAATGGATTAAAAAAAATGATCCGGTTACACATAAGCAGATAATAAAAGGCGACTTCCGGAGCAGAGATTTTTTTTCAGGTCATGGTACGGCTATAGCGCAGAACTATAATCATCTGATAATGCCTCTGGCTAACAGACAGGATAAAATTCTACAGGTCTGCTGGGCAATATATGATTTTGAAAAAAATTTTAAAAGAAAACCCGAGGGAATGTGGCTGGCAGAGACTGCTGTTGATTATGAAACGCTTGAAGTTCTGGCTGAATACGGCATTAAATATACCATTCTTTCTCCATATCAGGCTTTCCGGTTCAGGAAGCATGAAAAAAATCTGAATGAAAGTAAAAATCTGTCCGGCAGGAAACCTGATTCAAAAGGATGGATTATGGCAGAAAACGGAAGTATAAACACAAGAAGGCCCTATATCTGTATTCTGCCATCCGGCAGGCATATCTCTGTTTTCTTTTATGATAAAGAAATCTCGACCGAACTTTCCTTTGGAGATCTTCTGAAAAACGGTGAAGCGTTTGCCCAAAGCATTATAAACGCTCCGCATACTGATGAAAACAGAAGAGAGATAATCATAATAGCTTCAGATGGTGAAGCATATGGTCATCATAAGAAATTCGGAGACATGGCTCTTGCTTATTGTCTGAAAACAGTGCTGGATAATAAGGATGTGGCTCTCACGGTGTTTGGAGAATATCTTGAATTGTTTCCTGTGGAATATGAAGTGGAGATAGTTGAGAATACCGCCTGGAGCTGCAGCCATTCTTTGTCCAGATGGGAGGGAGGCTGTACCTGTGGAATTCCCGATAATCGTGGTGAAGCAGAATGGAGCCAGGAATGGCGTGTGCACCTTAGGCAGGCAATAAATAAAATAAGGACAGAAATCGATAAAATATTTCATGAAAATATAAAAAAATATATCAAATCAGAAATTAAAGATCCGCTACAGATAATAAAAGATTACATAGCTGTCGCAGAGCAGAGAGATCATGAAAATATAAGAATATTTTTAAATAAATATTCAGATAAAAATAAAAAAGACAAAGCAGACAATTCTTCCGGTTTTAATATCATTCAGGATGATTATAGTGCCAGTGAAAGCCTGCTGCTTTCATTGCTTGAGATGCAGAGGCAGGCTATGCTAATGCAGTCAAGCGATGCATGGTTTTTTGATGATATTTCCAGAATTGAAGCAGTGCAGATATTAACTCATGTATTAATGGCAGTCAGGCTCGGAAGTTATGCTGATCCTGTAAAAACCAGAAGAGCTGAAGAAGAATTTACAAATATCCTGAAGTATGCAAAAAGCAATATTCTAAAAGGAGTGACCGGTTCAGATATTTATCTGAAAGATGCTGCCGGTAGAGAATATTCAACTG includes these proteins:
- a CDS encoding DUF3536 domain-containing protein, yielding MKDKKTARRFVCIHGHFYQPFRKNPWTEEIDIQESAYPYKDWNERINAECYRANAFARILGKDNKLTDIYNNYSMISFNFGPTLLEWIKKNDPVTHKQIIKGDFRSRDFFSGHGTAIAQNYNHLIMPLANRQDKILQVCWAIYDFEKNFKRKPEGMWLAETAVDYETLEVLAEYGIKYTILSPYQAFRFRKHEKNLNESKNLSGRKPDSKGWIMAENGSINTRRPYICILPSGRHISVFFYDKEISTELSFGDLLKNGEAFAQSIINAPHTDENRREIIIIASDGEAYGHHKKFGDMALAYCLKTVLDNKDVALTVFGEYLELFPVEYEVEIVENTAWSCSHSLSRWEGGCTCGIPDNRGEAEWSQEWRVHLRQAINKIRTEIDKIFHENIKKYIKSEIKDPLQIIKDYIAVAEQRDHENIRIFLNKYSDKNKKDKADNSSGFNIIQDDYSASESLLLSLLEMQRQAMLMQSSDAWFFDDISRIEAVQILTHVLMAVRLGSYADPVKTRRAEEEFTNILKYAKSNILKGVTGSDIYLKDAAGREYSTEKIAADFITNFLVIQSFKDSSPFCNNGEIFDFCNHEFALTHIFDFEDEMLSGKSGGFYIISKTTLRKEFCLFLLVTDKHACMQKNESNEVLKILIRKKTAGIRNNYRCSPETIFFNEIIKHYFKGNNIEEVFCKLKRKPGFKYFDLNNISKRIKIKFFEKYSLKKIKELYRGLNSYRLYVDSIEEDIKKWIDAYFINKNEDSVFNAAKKSRTLIILNKDKISEDEVAELESLAEEKDSSIPGKHIQTDKRHGRTGFLKSGAEELLMVMIRKYLNNIHDAEMLKTIIRLVKVCKKLEPDIDFSKMQNIVFEIKTIINDSAKNKKDNLNKEIKDGVRFLFDFFNIEYSSEDEAF